The Motacilla alba alba isolate MOTALB_02 chromosome 13, Motacilla_alba_V1.0_pri, whole genome shotgun sequence sequence cacaaaaggaaaatgctcaAAGTCAAGCAACCTGTAATGGTAAGAAGATGCATGGACCAAGTGACATTTTTTTTGAGGTTAAATGCATAGGACATCAGAGTGACATTTTCCTGTGGGGCCACAGGGTCACCATGACTGTTCTGATCTGCTCTGTCTCTTTGAAGGTTgctttcaaacacattttttttaagcagtcaATGACTGTGATAAACATCCTTCACCATTTACATTTTGGTGTGTATTAGGCTCTGAAGGAAGAACTATACATTTGTGggcttttgaattttttccacTCAAATTAAGAGTGGTAGGGATTCAAAGAGGACAGCCCTTTCCATTGCATACCTGTAATCCCTGGACCTTGAACCTTTCAGCACATGTAGAGTCTTCAGGGCCCAAATCAGGTTTTTATTGAGGAGCTACTGAGTGCCTTCCTTGGGGGAGATGGCCAATGATACTGAGGTCTCTGCTAGTCACACCTATCCAAAAAGCAGATTACATTGGAGGAAATTGTGTGTGGTATATTTGTGGTTAAGGCACAgtttttaatatgatttttgGTGAAATAATGGACACTGAAAGCTGGTATTAGAAATCACTGCTGCCTTAACTTGTGTTTGGTTCTTAagtgaatttccttttttcctgaacCCACTGCTGGTACCTTCCCAAATCCTTGCCTCAGGCCCTTTGAAAATTCATGTTCCTGCATCAGTAGCTACATGCTCTATTGTCTCTTTTTAGTTGTAAAATTTCATAGGTGGGAATCCAAAAGAATTGGAAACCCAACAGCTGAGCACTAGTGCCTCTGCCAGTAGAAGCAGTGCTTTAGACAATTCTGtgtatgaaatgaaaacaacacaaaactcTTTTACAACCTATTAACATAACTGactcttaattttaattaacaCAGATCTTGTGGAGGATGGGAAGGGAACATCATTAAAACACCACTGTACTGGTAATATCTGTGGTGGCAACACTGGTtagtttcttcttcttcttcttcttcttcttcttcttcttcttcttcttcttcttcttcttcttcttcttcttcttcttcttcttcttcttcttcttcttcttcttcttcttcttcttcttcttctttttatcaGTGTATATTCCTAAAATATCTAGAAGATGAACAGATTTCATGAATTGTACAAAAACCTCATCTAAGAATGAATAGGGATTTTAGCAATGAGCATAGAACAAAAGGACAAATTTTTTAGAAGATCTAGCAGCCACCTGGGATCAGCTGGAACATTCACAGGACAATTTTGGACCAGAAGGACATGCTGCTGAATTGTCTCTGCCTTCAGGAAAATTTGTATCTCCCAAGAATATGGTACTACTTGTGTGAAGAAGGGAAATAAACTGCAATGTTTTGGCCtcttggagaaaaaagaaaatc is a genomic window containing:
- the LOC119706592 gene encoding acidic phosphoprotein-like; protein product: MKSVHLLDILGIYTDKKKKKKKKKKKKKKKKKKKKKKKKKKKKKKKKKKKKKKKKKKLTSVATTDITSVTSRDLSIIGHLPQGRHSVAPQ